The following coding sequences lie in one Arabidopsis thaliana chromosome 3, partial sequence genomic window:
- a CDS encoding Ypt/Rab-GAP domain of gyp1p superfamily protein, with protein MFSAGEGKKWTRRKAGLVSLQKVASLVRDLREPCLSQSRIQVVLTIGKMLKPEKWQALFDGDGKVSSFHKALKLIILGGIDPSIRAEVWEFLLGCYALSSTSEYRTQLRVARRERYNELLKQCQMMHSTVGTGSLAYVVGSKVMDMRKSYKNEVVKEDIDESREACLDGHENTDNHGDWSNNDTEKSPVRRSGSSSESVDLVSPDSTIYETSSFVPPSSPYGFPSPGPFADDIFDFPSLPVTDLFGRSSLGKKGLSTPDEETSTQSDLRSEDERMHSFRIDKNADLVIEPHGSSYNDVTASINSEIEVVHLQSVEKLSHSVCTSEIVDGLRISDVPETPSARETHTRGGTVKEDRVSEWLWTLHRIVVDVVRTDSHLEFYEDPGNLGRMSDILAVYAWVDPATGYCQGMSDLVSPFVFLFEDNADAFWCFEMLIRRTRANFQMEGPTGVMDQLQSLWRILQLTDKEMFSHLSRIGAESLHFAFRMLLVLFRRELSFNKALRMWEMMWAADFDESFAETLEKDCLKPLVVQLPKRSGVDMGDHKIDDGNGTTTNSESTSKSDRTSKSSLLSKSGLLPESGPLPKTGPLSDDFGMKPAGSYSLCGLTRNLWSRNERTHASCVVSSCGKGDDPLPVFCVAAILIMNRHKIMKETRSIDDMIKICNDKLLAIRVRRCIRTAIKLRKKYLYKVRCSTS; from the exons ATGTTTTCTGCTGGAGAGGGAAAGAAATGGACTCGTCGGAAAGCTGGTCTTGTAAGTCTACAAAAAGTGGCATCTTTGGTTCGGGATCTGAGAGAGCCTTGTCTTTCACAATCTCGCATACAAGTTGTTTTGACT ATTGGCAAAATGCTTAAGCCTGAGAAGTGGCAGGCTTTATTCGATGGCGATGGAAAGGTTTCCAGTTTCCACAAGGCGctcaaattaattattttgggg GGAATCGATCCATCCATAAGAGCTGAAGTTTGGGAATTTCTCCTTGGCTGTTATGCATTAAGCAGCACCTCTGAGTATCGTACGCAACTCAGGGTAGCTCGAAG AGAACGATACAATGAGCTGCTCAAGCAATGCCAGATGATGCATTCGACTGTGGGAACTGGTTCACTTGCCTATGTTGTCGGATCTAAAGTTATGGATATGCGAAAATCATACAAAAATGAGGTAGTAAAGGAGGATATAGATGAAAGCCGGGAAGCTTGTTTAGATGGGCATGAGAACACTGACAATCACGGTGATTGGAGTAATAATGATACTGAAAAATCTCCTGTGCGCAGAAGTGGAAGCTCCAGTGAGTCAGTTGACCTAGTCAGTCCTGATAGCACAATATatgaaacttcttcttttgtacCCCCGTCCAGTCCATATGGCTTTCCTTCCCCTGGTCCATTTGCAGATGATATCTTTGACTTTCCCTCTCTACCGGTCACAGATTTGTTTGGGAGGAGTAGTTTAGGCAAGAAAGGACTTTCTACTCCAGATGAAGAAACTTCAACGCAAAGTGATTTAAGATCGGAGGATGAGAGAATGCACAGTTTTCGAATTGACAAGAATGCAGATTTAGTTATAGAACCGCATGGGTCTTCTTATAATGATGTAACTGCTTCTATTAACTCAGAAATTGAAGTTGTACATCTTCAATCTGTTGAAAAGTTGTCTCATTCTGTCTGCACGTCAGAGATTGTTGATGGTTTGAGAATATCAGATGTCCCTGAAACGCCGTCGGCAAGGGAGACTCATACTCGTGGTGGGACTGTAAAGGAAGATCGAGTCTCTGAATGGCTTTGGACATTGCACCGGATAG ttGTTGACGTGGTAAGGACAGATAGCCACCTTGAGTTCTATGAGGATCCAGGAAATCTAGGTAGAATGTCAGATATCCTTGCGGTCTATGCTTGGGTTGATCCTGCAACTGGTTATTGCCAAG GAATGAGCGATTTAGTGTCTccatttgtatttctttttgaagataatgCTGACGCCTTTTGGTGCTTTGAAATGCTCATAAGAAGAACG CGTGCTAATTTCCAGATGGAGGGACCAACTGGAGTAATGGATCAATTGCAATCACTATGGCGTATATTGCAACTCACAGATAAAGAAATGTTTTCACACCTATCACGTATTGGTGCTGAAAGCCTTCACTTTGCGTTCCGGATGCTGTTAGTGTTGTTTCGACGAGAGTTGTCTTTTAACAAGGCTCTGAGGATGTGGGAG ATGATGTGGGCTGCTGATTTTGATGAGTCTTTTGCTGAAACTTTAGAGAAGGATTGCTTGAAGCCGTTGGTTGTTCAGCTTCCAAAACGATCTGGAGTTGATATGGGGGACCATAAAATAGATGATGGAAATGGCACAACTACAAATAGTGAATCAACTTCAAAGAGCGACCGGACTTCAAAGAGCAGTCTGTTGTCCAAGAGCGGTCTACTGCCAGAAAGTGGTCCATTGCCAAAAACTGGTCCGCTGTCTGATGATTTTGGGATGAAGCCAGCAGGTTCATACAGTTTATGTGGCTTGACAAGAAATTTATGGTCTAGGAATGAAAGAACCCATGCCTCTTGTGTAGTTTCATCCTGTGGGAAAGGAGATGACCCTCTTCCAGTCTTTTGTGTGGCGGCTATTCTAATCATGAATCGGCATAAAATCATGAAAGAAACTCGCTCGATCGATGACATGATAAAG ATTTGTAATGACAAGCTGCTTGCAATTAGAGTGAGAAGATGCATACGCACAGCCATAAAACTTCGTAAGAAATACTTGTACAAGGTTAGATGCTCAACAagttga
- a CDS encoding Ypt/Rab-GAP domain of gyp1p superfamily protein (Ypt/Rab-GAP domain of gyp1p superfamily protein; FUNCTIONS IN: RAB GTPase activator activity; INVOLVED IN: regulation of Rab GTPase activity; LOCATED IN: intracellular; CONTAINS InterPro DOMAIN/s: RabGAP/TBC (InterPro:IPR000195); BEST Arabidopsis thaliana protein match is: Ypt/Rab-GAP domain of gyp1p superfamily protein (TAIR:AT2G43490.3); Has 3852 Blast hits to 3356 proteins in 227 species: Archae - 0; Bacteria - 0; Metazoa - 1970; Fungi - 763; Plants - 660; Viruses - 0; Other Eukaryotes - 459 (source: NCBI BLink).), whose product MFSAGEGKKWTRRKAGLVSLQKVASLVRDLREPCLSQSRIQVVLTIGKMLKPEKWQALFDGDGKVSSFHKALKLIILGGIDPSIRAEVWEFLLGCYALSSTSEYRTQLRVARRERYNELLKQCQMMHSTVGTGSLAYVVGSKVMDMRKSYKNEVVKEDIDESREACLDGHENTDNHGDWSNNDTEKSPVRRSGSSSESVDLVSPDSTIYETSSFVPPSSPYGFPSPGPFADDIFDFPSLPVTDLFGRSSLGKKGLSTPDEETSTQSDLRSEDERMHSFRIDKNADLVIEPHGSSYNDVTASINSEIEVVHLQSVEKLSHSVCTSEIVDGLRISDVPETPSARETHTRGGTVKEDRVSEWLWTLHRIVVDVVRTDSHLEFYEDPGNLGRMSDILAVYAWVDPATGYCQGMSDLVSPFVFLFEDNADAFWCFEMLIRRTRANFQMEGPTGVMDQLQSLWRILQLTDKEMFSHLSRIGAESLHFAFRMLLVLFRRELSFNKALRMWEMMWAADFDESFAETLEKDCLKPLVVQLPKRSGVDMGDHKIDDGNGTTTNSESTSKSDRTSKSSLLSKSGLLPESGPLPKTGPLSDDFGMKPAVSSCGKGDDPLPVFCVAAILIMNRHKIMKETRSIDDMIKICNDKLLAIRVRRCIRTAIKLRKKYLYKNQVIKIESHIQSQNHKHHEIQNQTAMENQIPEEITSHDENCSQRPSLCNGPVMPLRE is encoded by the exons ATGTTTTCTGCTGGAGAGGGAAAGAAATGGACTCGTCGGAAAGCTGGTCTTGTAAGTCTACAAAAAGTGGCATCTTTGGTTCGGGATCTGAGAGAGCCTTGTCTTTCACAATCTCGCATACAAGTTGTTTTGACT ATTGGCAAAATGCTTAAGCCTGAGAAGTGGCAGGCTTTATTCGATGGCGATGGAAAGGTTTCCAGTTTCCACAAGGCGctcaaattaattattttgggg GGAATCGATCCATCCATAAGAGCTGAAGTTTGGGAATTTCTCCTTGGCTGTTATGCATTAAGCAGCACCTCTGAGTATCGTACGCAACTCAGGGTAGCTCGAAG AGAACGATACAATGAGCTGCTCAAGCAATGCCAGATGATGCATTCGACTGTGGGAACTGGTTCACTTGCCTATGTTGTCGGATCTAAAGTTATGGATATGCGAAAATCATACAAAAATGAGGTAGTAAAGGAGGATATAGATGAAAGCCGGGAAGCTTGTTTAGATGGGCATGAGAACACTGACAATCACGGTGATTGGAGTAATAATGATACTGAAAAATCTCCTGTGCGCAGAAGTGGAAGCTCCAGTGAGTCAGTTGACCTAGTCAGTCCTGATAGCACAATATatgaaacttcttcttttgtacCCCCGTCCAGTCCATATGGCTTTCCTTCCCCTGGTCCATTTGCAGATGATATCTTTGACTTTCCCTCTCTACCGGTCACAGATTTGTTTGGGAGGAGTAGTTTAGGCAAGAAAGGACTTTCTACTCCAGATGAAGAAACTTCAACGCAAAGTGATTTAAGATCGGAGGATGAGAGAATGCACAGTTTTCGAATTGACAAGAATGCAGATTTAGTTATAGAACCGCATGGGTCTTCTTATAATGATGTAACTGCTTCTATTAACTCAGAAATTGAAGTTGTACATCTTCAATCTGTTGAAAAGTTGTCTCATTCTGTCTGCACGTCAGAGATTGTTGATGGTTTGAGAATATCAGATGTCCCTGAAACGCCGTCGGCAAGGGAGACTCATACTCGTGGTGGGACTGTAAAGGAAGATCGAGTCTCTGAATGGCTTTGGACATTGCACCGGATAG ttGTTGACGTGGTAAGGACAGATAGCCACCTTGAGTTCTATGAGGATCCAGGAAATCTAGGTAGAATGTCAGATATCCTTGCGGTCTATGCTTGGGTTGATCCTGCAACTGGTTATTGCCAAG GAATGAGCGATTTAGTGTCTccatttgtatttctttttgaagataatgCTGACGCCTTTTGGTGCTTTGAAATGCTCATAAGAAGAACG CGTGCTAATTTCCAGATGGAGGGACCAACTGGAGTAATGGATCAATTGCAATCACTATGGCGTATATTGCAACTCACAGATAAAGAAATGTTTTCACACCTATCACGTATTGGTGCTGAAAGCCTTCACTTTGCGTTCCGGATGCTGTTAGTGTTGTTTCGACGAGAGTTGTCTTTTAACAAGGCTCTGAGGATGTGGGAG ATGATGTGGGCTGCTGATTTTGATGAGTCTTTTGCTGAAACTTTAGAGAAGGATTGCTTGAAGCCGTTGGTTGTTCAGCTTCCAAAACGATCTGGAGTTGATATGGGGGACCATAAAATAGATGATGGAAATGGCACAACTACAAATAGTGAATCAACTTCAAAGAGCGACCGGACTTCAAAGAGCAGTCTGTTGTCCAAGAGCGGTCTACTGCCAGAAAGTGGTCCATTGCCAAAAACTGGTCCGCTGTCTGATGATTTTGGGATGAAGCCAGCAG TTTCATCCTGTGGGAAAGGAGATGACCCTCTTCCAGTCTTTTGTGTGGCGGCTATTCTAATCATGAATCGGCATAAAATCATGAAAGAAACTCGCTCGATCGATGACATGATAAAG ATTTGTAATGACAAGCTGCTTGCAATTAGAGTGAGAAGATGCATACGCACAGCCATAAAACTTCGTAAGAAATACTTGTACAAG AATCAGGTAATCAAGATTGAGAGCCACATTCAGTCTCAGAATCATAAACACCATGAGATACAGAATCAAACCGCGATGGAGAACCAAATCCCAGAAGAGATTACAAGTCATGATGAGAACTGTAGCCAAAGACCAAGTTTATGCAATGGTCCTGTCATGCCCCTTAGAGAATGA
- the SYN3 gene encoding Rad21/Rec8-like family protein (SYN3; FUNCTIONS IN: molecular_function unknown; INVOLVED IN: mitosis, megagametogenesis, pollen development; LOCATED IN: nucleolus, nucleus, nuclear cohesin complex; EXPRESSED IN: 24 plant structures; EXPRESSED DURING: 14 growth stages; CONTAINS InterPro DOMAIN/s: Rad21/Rec8 like protein, C-terminal (InterPro:IPR006909), Rad21/Rec8 like protein, N-terminal (InterPro:IPR006910); BEST Arabidopsis thaliana protein match is: Zinc knuckle (CCHC-type) family protein (TAIR:AT4G05360.1); Has 1082 Blast hits to 944 proteins in 221 species: Archae - 0; Bacteria - 42; Metazoa - 397; Fungi - 305; Plants - 228; Viruses - 4; Other Eukaryotes - 106 (source: NCBI BLink).) yields MFYSHTLLARKGPLGTVWCAAHVHQRLKKSQYTSINIPDTVDNIMFPEVPLALRTSSHLLVGVVRIYSKKVDYLYNDWNLLNTWVAKAFVSTQVNLPEDARQAPPESVTLPQALNLDEFDLEDDTLDMEFDNHTRSEEDITLTDQIPTGIDPYVAVTFDEDIISESIPMDVDQSTEPVSRHTGEIDVETAHETGPDNEPRDSNIAFDTGTYSPRNVTEEFTEVQDPRQSNLTEERIPNSERNDATSPGTVPEIERMRDAAHDLSPTSHPSFAAQQQDVRVERTESLDETLNEKEPTIPSIDEEMLNSGRHSAFELRSGSPGSAAGSEEERADFVHPSPQLVLQPSPPPQPQRRARKRKNFDGVTVLTNKNISERLKDPSDTLRKRKKMPSSKLKFWRMNNQSRKDQNFNEPLFTGFSDDLRNVFEKDYVASKPHLAVSDETLPEPASVSPTREAEVEINPVSPIPDSTNPDSTVQLSPAQQTEDVLDSAGPRPAHAESVATEAQSPRTFDNDDMGIEHLRDGGFPVYMPSPPPRSSPFRTDDFTTQSGNWETESYRTEPSTSTVPEDLPGQRNLGLSPVSERTDEELYFLEVGGNSPVGTPASQDSAALTGRARALAQYLKQRSSSSPTTSSHPSGDLSLSEILAGKTRKLAARMFFETLVLKSRGLIDMQQDRPYGDIALKLMPALFSKVQT; encoded by the exons atgttttattcaCATACGCTTTTGGCTCGAAAGGGTCCATTGGGGACGGTGTGGTGCGCCGCTCATGTGCACCAACGCCTCAAGAAGTCTCAGTACACCTCCATCAACATCCCCGACACTGTTG ATAATATAATGTTTCCTGAAGTACCATTGGCATTGAGAACGTCAAGTCACCTTCTAGTTGGGGTAGTGCGAATATATTCAAAGAAAGTGGATTATCTTTACAATGACTGGAATCTCCTTAATACTTGGGTAGCTAAGGCTTTCGTTTCTACTCAAGTTAACTTGCCTGAGGATGCCAGACAGGCCCCGCCTGAGTCTGTTACTTTGCCTCAAGCACTAAATCTGGACGAGTTCGACTTGGAAGATGACACTCTCGACAt GGAATTCGATAATCATACTCGGAGTGAGGAAGATATCACTCTCACAG ATCAAATTCCTACTGGCATTGATCCTTATGTTGCTGTAACATTCGACGAG GACATCATCTCAGAATCTATCCCGATGGATGTCGA CCAATCAACAGAACCTGTGAGTAGGCATACCGGAGAAATTGATGTTGAAACGGCTCATGAGACAGGACCAGACAATGAGCCAAGAGACTCCAATATTGCTTTCGATACTGGAACCTATAGTCCTCGTAACGTCACAGAGGAATTCACTGAAGTCCAGGATCCTAGACAAAGTAACTTGACAGAAGAGCGCATTCCCAATTCCGAGAGAAACGATGCCACTTCTCCTGGAACTGTTCCCGAGATTGAGAGAATGCGTGACGCTGCACATGATCTAAGCCCCACGTCCCATCCATCATTTGCTGCACAACAACAGGATGTCAGAGTTGAACGCACTGAGTCATTGGATGAAACTTTGAATGAGAAGGAACCCACTATCCCTAGTATTGATGAAGAAATGTTAAATTCTGGAAGGCATTCTGCGTTTGAGCTTCGCTCAGGATCTCCAGGTTCTGCTGCTGGTTCTGAGGAAGAACGTGCAGATTTTG TGCATCCATCACCTCAACTGGTGCTTCAGCCATCTCCTCCTCCCCAACCACAAAGAAGGgcaaggaagaggaagaacttTGATGGTGTCACAGTATTAACCAACAA GAACATAAGTGAAAGGCTTAAGGATCCTAGTGATACTCTACgtaagagaaagaagatgccTTCATCCAAATTAAAGTTTTGGAGAATGAATAACCAGTCAAGGAAGGATCAAAATTTCAATGAGCCCTTGTTTACTG GCTTCTCAGATGATTTACGCAATGTCTTTGAAAAGGACTATGTAGCTTCAAAGCCACATCTTGCTGTTTCTGATGAAACTTTACCAGAACCTGCATCTGTATCTCCTACTCGAGAAGCTGAAGTAGAAATTAATCCGGTCTCTCCAATTCCAGATTCTACTAATCCAGACAGTACAGTTCAGCTATCTCCAGCGCAGCAAACTGAAGATGTCCTAGACTCTGCAGGTCCTCGACCCGCGCATGCAGAGTCTGTAGCAACAGAAGCACAATCTCCTCGGACATTTGATAACGATGACATGGGAATAGAACATTTAAGGGATGGTGGTTTCCCGGTGTACATGCCGTCACCACCTCCAAGATCTTCACCTTTTAGAACCGATGACTTCACCACTCAGTCTGGAAATTGGGAGACAGAATCTTATAGAACAGAGCCTTCAACTTCCACAGTTCCAGAGGACTTGCCTGGCCAAAGAAATTTGGGGCTTTCACCTGTTTCTGAAAGGACTGACGAG GAACTTTATTTCCTGGAGGTAGGTGGCAATTCCCCAGTAGGAACACCAGCTAGTCAAGATTCTGCTGCTTTGACAGGGAGAGCAAG AGCCTTGGCTCAGTATCTTAAACAACGTTCTTCAAGTAGTCCCACCACATCAAGCCATCCTTCTGGAGATCTAAGTTTGAGCGAGATCTTGGCAGGAAAGACACGGAAGCTAGCTGCTCGAATGTTCTTCGAGACACTG GTTTTGAAGTCTAGGGGACTTATAGATATGCAACAGGACCGACCATACGGAGATATCGCTTTGAAGTTGATGCCTGCCCTTTTTTCTAAGGTTCAAACGTGA
- a CDS encoding Ribosomal L38e protein family (Ribosomal L38e protein family; FUNCTIONS IN: structural constituent of ribosome; INVOLVED IN: translation, ribosome biogenesis; LOCATED IN: ribosome, cytosolic large ribosomal subunit; EXPRESSED IN: 22 plant structures; EXPRESSED DURING: 13 growth stages; CONTAINS InterPro DOMAIN/s: Ribosomal protein L38e (InterPro:IPR002675); BEST Arabidopsis thaliana protein match is: Ribosomal L38e protein family (TAIR:AT2G43460.1); Has 621 Blast hits to 621 proteins in 253 species: Archae - 3; Bacteria - 0; Metazoa - 265; Fungi - 127; Plants - 120; Viruses - 0; Other Eukaryotes - 106 (source: NCBI BLink).), translated as MPKQIHEIKDFLLTARRKDARSVKIKRSKDIVKFKVRCSRYLYTLCVFDQEKADKLKQSLPPGLSVQDL; from the exons ATG CCGAAGCAAATCCATGAGATCAAGGACTTCCTTTTGACGGCGAGAAGGAAGGATGCAAGGTCTGTGAAGATCAAGAGAAGCAAGGACATTGTGAAGTTCAAGGTCAGGTGCTCAAGGTACCTCTACACACTATGTGTCTTCGACCAAGAGAAGGCCGATAAGTTGAAGCAGTCTCTTCCTCCAG GTTTGAGTGTGCAAGACCTTTGA
- a CDS encoding Ypt/Rab-GAP domain of gyp1p superfamily protein → MFSAGEGKKWTRRKAGLVSLQKVASLVRDLREPCLSQSRIQVVLTIGKMLKPEKWQALFDGDGKVSSFHKALKLIILGGIDPSIRAEVWEFLLGCYALSSTSEYRTQLRVARRERYNELLKQCQMMHSTVGTGSLAYVVGSKVMDMRKSYKNEVVKEDIDESREACLDGHENTDNHGDWSNNDTEKSPVRRSGSSSESVDLVSPDSTIYETSSFVPPSSPYGFPSPGPFADDIFDFPSLPVTDLFGRSSLGKKGLSTPDEETSTQSDLRSEDERMHSFRIDKNADLVIEPHGSSYNDVTASINSEIEVVHLQSVEKLSHSVCTSEIVDGLRISDVPETPSARETHTRGGTVKEDRVSEWLWTLHRIVVDVVRTDSHLEFYEDPGNLGRMSDILAVYAWVDPATGYCQGMSDLVSPFVFLFEDNADAFWCFEMLIRRTRANFQMEGPTGVMDQLQSLWRILQLTDKEMFSHLSRIGAESLHFAFRMLLVLFRRELSFNKALRMWEMMWAADFDESFAETLEKDCLKPLVVQLPKRSGVDMGDHKIDDGNGTTTNSESTSKSDRTSKSSLLSKSGLLPESGPLPKTGPLSDDFGMKPAGSYSLCGLTRNLWSRNERTHASCVVSSCGKGDDPLPVFCVAAILIMNRHKIMKETRSIDDMIKICNDKLLAIRVRRCIRTAIKLRKKYLYKNQVIKIESHIQSQNHKHHEIQNQTAMENQIPEEITSHDENCSQRPSLCNGPVMPLRE, encoded by the exons ATGTTTTCTGCTGGAGAGGGAAAGAAATGGACTCGTCGGAAAGCTGGTCTTGTAAGTCTACAAAAAGTGGCATCTTTGGTTCGGGATCTGAGAGAGCCTTGTCTTTCACAATCTCGCATACAAGTTGTTTTGACT ATTGGCAAAATGCTTAAGCCTGAGAAGTGGCAGGCTTTATTCGATGGCGATGGAAAGGTTTCCAGTTTCCACAAGGCGctcaaattaattattttgggg GGAATCGATCCATCCATAAGAGCTGAAGTTTGGGAATTTCTCCTTGGCTGTTATGCATTAAGCAGCACCTCTGAGTATCGTACGCAACTCAGGGTAGCTCGAAG AGAACGATACAATGAGCTGCTCAAGCAATGCCAGATGATGCATTCGACTGTGGGAACTGGTTCACTTGCCTATGTTGTCGGATCTAAAGTTATGGATATGCGAAAATCATACAAAAATGAGGTAGTAAAGGAGGATATAGATGAAAGCCGGGAAGCTTGTTTAGATGGGCATGAGAACACTGACAATCACGGTGATTGGAGTAATAATGATACTGAAAAATCTCCTGTGCGCAGAAGTGGAAGCTCCAGTGAGTCAGTTGACCTAGTCAGTCCTGATAGCACAATATatgaaacttcttcttttgtacCCCCGTCCAGTCCATATGGCTTTCCTTCCCCTGGTCCATTTGCAGATGATATCTTTGACTTTCCCTCTCTACCGGTCACAGATTTGTTTGGGAGGAGTAGTTTAGGCAAGAAAGGACTTTCTACTCCAGATGAAGAAACTTCAACGCAAAGTGATTTAAGATCGGAGGATGAGAGAATGCACAGTTTTCGAATTGACAAGAATGCAGATTTAGTTATAGAACCGCATGGGTCTTCTTATAATGATGTAACTGCTTCTATTAACTCAGAAATTGAAGTTGTACATCTTCAATCTGTTGAAAAGTTGTCTCATTCTGTCTGCACGTCAGAGATTGTTGATGGTTTGAGAATATCAGATGTCCCTGAAACGCCGTCGGCAAGGGAGACTCATACTCGTGGTGGGACTGTAAAGGAAGATCGAGTCTCTGAATGGCTTTGGACATTGCACCGGATAG ttGTTGACGTGGTAAGGACAGATAGCCACCTTGAGTTCTATGAGGATCCAGGAAATCTAGGTAGAATGTCAGATATCCTTGCGGTCTATGCTTGGGTTGATCCTGCAACTGGTTATTGCCAAG GAATGAGCGATTTAGTGTCTccatttgtatttctttttgaagataatgCTGACGCCTTTTGGTGCTTTGAAATGCTCATAAGAAGAACG CGTGCTAATTTCCAGATGGAGGGACCAACTGGAGTAATGGATCAATTGCAATCACTATGGCGTATATTGCAACTCACAGATAAAGAAATGTTTTCACACCTATCACGTATTGGTGCTGAAAGCCTTCACTTTGCGTTCCGGATGCTGTTAGTGTTGTTTCGACGAGAGTTGTCTTTTAACAAGGCTCTGAGGATGTGGGAG ATGATGTGGGCTGCTGATTTTGATGAGTCTTTTGCTGAAACTTTAGAGAAGGATTGCTTGAAGCCGTTGGTTGTTCAGCTTCCAAAACGATCTGGAGTTGATATGGGGGACCATAAAATAGATGATGGAAATGGCACAACTACAAATAGTGAATCAACTTCAAAGAGCGACCGGACTTCAAAGAGCAGTCTGTTGTCCAAGAGCGGTCTACTGCCAGAAAGTGGTCCATTGCCAAAAACTGGTCCGCTGTCTGATGATTTTGGGATGAAGCCAGCAGGTTCATACAGTTTATGTGGCTTGACAAGAAATTTATGGTCTAGGAATGAAAGAACCCATGCCTCTTGTGTAGTTTCATCCTGTGGGAAAGGAGATGACCCTCTTCCAGTCTTTTGTGTGGCGGCTATTCTAATCATGAATCGGCATAAAATCATGAAAGAAACTCGCTCGATCGATGACATGATAAAG ATTTGTAATGACAAGCTGCTTGCAATTAGAGTGAGAAGATGCATACGCACAGCCATAAAACTTCGTAAGAAATACTTGTACAAG AATCAGGTAATCAAGATTGAGAGCCACATTCAGTCTCAGAATCATAAACACCATGAGATACAGAATCAAACCGCGATGGAGAACCAAATCCCAGAAGAGATTACAAGTCATGATGAGAACTGTAGCCAAAGACCAAGTTTATGCAATGGTCCTGTCATGCCCCTTAGAGAATGA